The Penaeus monodon isolate SGIC_2016 chromosome 8, NSTDA_Pmon_1, whole genome shotgun sequence sequence GCAAATTGAGCGTTCGATTAATGTTAaaagatagttaaaaaaataataataataacaatgcatcGACTTATATGGAATAACAGAAGACCAAAGTCGGAGGAGCAAGGTGCATGAAAATTCCTGCAGAATGCACTGTTGCAGGCAGCGAAACAATGGCTTccggaaactgaaaaaaaatatataaaaaatgggtgGATGACGCAGGAGATATAATTCAAAAAGATGGATAAGAAAAGACTGGCAAAGAATGACAAGGAGAATTACAAACAACTGACATGACTATTGTATGAAAATGTCAGTCaaagaaaagatatttatatCAATCAAGCAgagaatttattttgttttcggtCAAGTTTCTGAAATGTAACGCTCTATTCATTGATCTCTCCTAAACGCATTTGAATCAATTTGAATAAAATTGTTTATGTAcgtagatccacacacacacactgtgtttaCATCcatacactcacacgtacacactacgctcaaacacataaacacaaatccaGTCATATGTAGACGCATATTATATCCAGTTTACCTATATCCATACAGATATCCATGtataaacacagacaaataaacgtatatacaaaatCCAGCAAATCGCCTGTTAACAGACATGCTTTATGTACATACATCTGCGGGGTTGTGTTTACATGTACAAGTGGGTGGATGTGTTTTTCACTTTTGACTCTCGCAGCCAAAtctcgttttcgtttttatttactgAGTAAACACGGGGGCCTCACTAAACAGTGTAGTGGTAAATTGATTCAGAACCCTTATTTTACTGCAATATTTTGCTTTAGAGAATTGAATCCTTCAAATCCTTTGAAAATGAATGCATTTAGATTGGTCATAAATGAGATCAGTAAGTAaattatatactttcatacatatcatatcatatatatatatatatatatatatatatatatatatatatatatatatatatacatatatatatatatatatatatatatatgtgtgtgtgtgtgtgtgtgtgtgtgtgtgtgtgtgtacacacacacacatacacacacacacacacaaagagagagagagagagagagagagagagagagaagagagagagagagagaggagagagagagaagagagagagaaagagaggagagagagagagataaaggagagagaagagaaaagagagagagagagagagagaaagagaggagagagagagagagagagagagagagagagagaagagagagagagagagagaagaagaggaggagagagagagagagagaagaggagagagaggagagagagagagagagagagagagaggaggagagagaggagagagagagagagagagagagaggagagagagagagagagagagagaggaagcgatgagaagataaggataagtccgatatgctcgctcgggctatgccatgaggggagcccggcctgtgtcgcctaatgccgactcgcttacgcgtgtcagctggtgctgactcggcttgaagagaagagagagagagtcagtgttTTGGTATCCCACTGCTGACACCAATCTGTCAGTGTCGTGGACATCCCCATCGCGGTGACCAATCCGCCAAGGGTTTCTCATTGTGATCCCCCCCATGCTTGGTCTTCAGGGAAACGCACGGTCCGGTTCCTCACGTTTATTAAAGATGGACGGAGGCTGGAGAAGGCTTGTGTCGCCGTGCGGAACAGAGGTTGACCCGGCAGAACGAGGCCCTGGAGCGGTGGCCTtcaggaggaggcagcgtccaaGCGGGACCGTGACTCGCAGTAAAGTGTTTGTACGGGTCATGGGGAAGGTTGGAGGCCATGAGCGAAGGGGGCGTGGCAAGGTCAGGATGACGGCGTGATTGGTAGGctcggagagaaagggagggagagggagagatagagagagagggagagggagagggagagggagagagagagagagagagagagagagagagagagagagagagagagagaggggagagagagagagagagagagagagagagagagaggtggggggagaaagagagagaaagagagaataagaggaagataaacagaaaagaaaacaaacaatgaCTAACGGTTACAACCTGCCAATCTCACTTCAAACCGAACCCTCTTCGAAAACAAACCAAACCATTTCGACCAACTTCATCATACCCCCTTTTCTAAAGCGTCCGAATTTCTTTGCACCATCATTCCATATCCATCATTTTCTCTTGTACCGTTTCTAGTCTATACATTCCCTCTTTtatcgtctccccctccctcctccccttttccatttcaaACGAGGTCGCAGTCGTGTGCTTTCTTCGGTTCCGTGACGTTTAGATGTGTGAGAAAGGCGGGTTGGGTGTGTTTCTCATCACGTGTTGTGGGAGACGGAGGTAAttttttctccacctctcccttatttttttgcttgggggggggggccgcgaAGACagttctctctacctctcctgaTTTGTCTATGTCACTCTagctaacttttttcttttcttttcttctttttttaccttttttcttttttactgtttttttgttttaggcttgtattctgttttctttgtttgttctttaCGTTTATATGTTTTGGAAAAGGACTTTTCGTGATTTGTAAATGCGGCTGATCTTATTATTAAGGAtatttgttgtttcttgttttcatcatcttggatatatgtatatatctatatttatatgaatctgtctctctatttatgtatatacctatctatgCATTCATCTAGACACATTGCAATAGCTCAAAGCtcgatgtcatatatatatatatgtgtgtgtgtgtgtgtgtgtgtgtgtgtgtgtgtgtgtgtgtgtgtgtgtgtgcgtgtgcgtgtgtgtgtgcgtgtgtgtgtgcggagaaTGACATGAtttgtacttttttatttgtgttttaacttttgtaatataaatgatactctaaatgttagtatcattattatcgttttggttattattgttactgttggtacttgttgttgttattgttttattattattagcattgtcattgtcactgatatcatcattaccttattatcattgcCTTCGTTTCTGGCATCATCATTTTAtgactcttatcatcattatccttattaacgTTGGTTTTGCATTATTAATACtgccattatgataattatttaggaataataatgatgccaacgataataataataataataaaaaaaaaaaataataataataataataataatgataataataataatagtggtaataattatgattataaagattataatgatgatgataataataataataataataataataataataataataataataataatgttgataatgatagttataataatgataataataacagtaatgataataatgatgacaacaacaacaacaacaacaataataattttatttacaattattattattattattattattattattattattattatcattatcattattgttattatcattattattattattattattattatcattattgttgttataataataataataataataatgataataataataataataataataataataacaatcataataagaagaataagaataagaataagaatataataataacaacagcaatgaaacTAATACagtaaaaggaatgataataataattatagtaattataataatgataataataatagttatgataataataagaaaattgaaaataataataactataataataatgactatagtgatgatgatgataataataacaataaaatagtaatgataataataatgataataaaatagtaatagtaatattaataataataataacaataataataataataataataacaatgataataataataacagttattcttataatgtcattgttaatattattatcgtcattatcattatcattatcaaaatcatcaataCCTCATCATCCTCACTCTTCTTAATTTTGTCCTTGTCCATTAtcgtatttttatcttcattaccacatttcgttatcatcactttTGCTTTTGTTATAACTATCtacatcgttatcgttatcagtatcGTCATTAACCCTTGCATTGTTCTCAATATTAATCttttaatcaccattatcattggtattatcatttcaagatcgttatcatcattactgatcattattttcattatttataacatttgcataacaacaaaaataatgaagacaataaattctgttttgattattgtttttgttattgttattattgttattatttctttttattgcgaTTGATGTTAGCaacaatagtatcattattcagattactattatcattatactgttaTTCGTCTTTtccttattgttaatatcatcttcGTTGGCAAATACTCTCGTAAGCAATATTATCACTGTAGATACTGGTTTTGTTATGAGTATATAATCAGATAatcaatttattgtttttgttttgttttagtattaattattgcgTATTAAATACCACTTAgcaattataatttatcattattgtccttatgtTTATTCTTATAGTTATTTCAAAATACGTTCTACCAtacagaattttatatatatatatatatatatatatatatatatatatatatatatatatatatatatatatatatgtatatatatatataaatggagagaatCAACTCTCAgaattaaatagattttttttccagatatgtTGAATAAAAACACTATCAACAGTTATATTTTGGGggttacatttatatacaaactgCTCTTTACATGCAATTCCGAATGgtgtaaggaaaaaataaaatcatacaagtCTTAAATATGTTCATCTCtcagttttcattatatattacaacCTAATATTCTTAAGGGATACGGATTACAAAACTACAAATGTGTACGTctgagatatattataatttcttgaGTGTTAGTCTGTTTCTCATGTGGACATACAATAAAaagttttcatatgtatatatcatataaatattcacTTGTGCATacgtacacattttttttttttttacgtgtactACTCTGTACATTTAAGAagctttatgtgtgtataatacttGTTTATACTTGTTTTCATGTAtttcatactacatacaaaatatgCCCAAATTCATCAGTCATCACAAAAGATATAGTAAAGGTTTAAGTCTATCTAACATATTCTTTAGTCCAGCTATCCTGCGCTATGCCTTGCAATTGCATGACTCGGGCTTGATACGACCACCATTAACACGACTATAACTTGCACTGGTTTCTGATGTCACAGTCATGCAACATTAGACTTAATTCATGCCACCGGATATTTCGTTTATTGTATAATGCTTTCTGGTAACTAATGATatgatattaccattaatatGCGTGACCATTGtgcaaatgtaacaaaaaaacaatgacacaCCTATTAGTCAGGCCaaatgttctttctctctctctctctctctctctctctctctctctctctctctctctctctctctctctctctctctctctctctctctctctctcttttatatatatatatatatatatatatatatatatatatatatatatatatatatatatatatatgtatatgcatacacacacgcacgaacgcacgcacacgcgcgcacacacacacacacacacacacacacacacacacacacacacacacacacgcacacacacacgcacacacacacacacacacacacacacacacacacacacacacacacacacacacacacacacacacacacacacacacacacacacacacacacacacacggtcgatTCACCGCCAATGAAAAAGAAACCCAATCTATCGGAAATGAAAttcagacaaaataaaaataccttgTTTTATAAATCATACAAGTGGTTTTAGTCAGTGCACTCCAACTTATATTAGTCTTCTTCCTTACACTACATTGGTTGTACAAAAACCTGAATGAAACAAGCTTTGATAATCTGTTTATCTTGAAAAATAAATGGCATGGCAAAACGTGAAACAAAACGTGAAAGTGATTAATCTACGCTAAAGACATATGTACAATCTGTGCTAGAAAAATTCGCCTTCAAAACGTCGgtgaattttgtcttttttttttttgtctctctactTATTAGAAATACAACAGctcaatatataattacatccaAGTTTTACGTCATTGATTTACACCAAAATCTTAGTCTCGAAGCTGGGCCTTGTTTTAACACACACGATTATGGCCAAAACAAACATCATTTGAAGAAcgttttcatctcttcctcttgttgctttttcctttttttctttttcttcttctactcttgttccccttcgcttcctttctctcttccttctccctttcccttccttccttcctcctgctaCTCTTTCCATAGAATAATTACTGCCTTTACTGACGACGTTCTTTCAGTCTATGCAAATAAACTCTCCAGTTTATAATACAAAACAatgtgttaaaataaaataagacaaagTGAGTTTCACCTTTCCTTactaccctcctccctttctttcacctctccttctctctttttatctatttttttccttctctctccctttctccatcctcctctcccccttctctccctttccctttcccccaaattcctcGTAGTCATCCCTCCTTcagtttttatttacctttttccgttctttatttttcttttcctttcttactttctttaaccttttctttcttctcttatctttctctcttttatccctttgTTTATTTTACGTTCTCACTTTCTTTCACCTTCgaattatcatcttttcttttcttttctttctccaacccattcatttctttaccttttcttttcattaaccctttcctttctcccttccttccttccctctcctttattccctctccttcgcccccgACTCCTACGAGCTGTTATAAGTGCTGGAGATGACGGAGTTAATAACCTTCAGCGCCTGAACCCACGCTTCTTCGGCCACAGGAGTCCACGCGGAGCCTAAGCTGTCCCTCAGGAATTTCACCAGCACGGGCGCCAGCagctgaggggagagggagggaggggaaggtcagTGAGGACTCGATGGAAGGGggaatatagtatgtgtgtgggagggtgtgtgtgtgggggggggggtggagtgtgtgtgtgtgtgtggggtgtgtgtgtgtgtgtgtgtgtgtgtgtatatctatatatctatatttatatctatatctatctatctatctatctatctatctatctatctatatctatatctatatatatatatatatatatatatatatacatatatactgtattcatatacatatacatatgcatatatacatatgcatatatatatatatatatatatatatatataatatatatatatattatatatatatatatatatatatatatatatatatatatatatatatatatatatataaagtaaatctctctctctctctctccctctctctctctctctctctctctctcttttctctctctctcttttctctctcttcctctctctctctctttctctctctctctctacctccctcctcttcactctttccttcatccttcttctcaatctatctatacacatcaaagagaaaaaaaagaattccctgGCTATAACCCACACCCTTGGCTCGACGTTGCAAAGACATGCAAGTAACAGGCAGTATTGACTACACTCCTTGCAACTGCATTTAATGAATATGCAACTGCAGGTATGTCGATGTCTGCAGGTACttccgtgttctctctctctttctctctctctctcttttctctctctctctctcttctctctctcgctcgctctctctcttctctctctcgctcgctctctctctctctctctctctcctctctctcctctctctctgtctctctgtctctctctgtctctctctgtctctctcctctgtctctctcctctgtctctctcctctctaatctctctctctctctctctctctctctctacttctctctctctctctttctctctctctctctctctctctctctctctctctctctctctctctctcttcttaggaGGATTTTGAACAAAGGGTACTATCCAAAATTTACTGAggttgaatatgatttttttagatGTATAAAATGTTCACGAAGCGCCATTTTTGCGGATTCTTTATATTTGGTGGAAATCGATTCACTCCACTGTTGTTACTAAAGACATTGCGACATCTAGATATACAGTTGCATAAATAATGTTACGTGATGGTTAATAGCATGACAAAACATTTATGCAAAACCAAATTAAATTATTGGGTCTTTGTCATGGCGTCCGGCGGAAAGTTGATAACCTGATTtgaattttagtattattataaaataactaaatTCTTCagccaatatatgtatatttacccatctatctatctaaatatctatctgtctatttatcagtttctctctccctctctctctcaacctcttcctcactctctctctctctctctctctctctctctctctctctctctctctctctctctctctctctctctctctctctctctctctctctctctcttaaatatatatatatatatatatatatatatatatatatatatatatatatatatatatatatgtgttgtgtgtgtgtgtgtgtgtgtgtgtgtgtgtgtgtgtgtgtgtgtgtgtgtgtgtgtgtgtgtgtgtgtgtgtgtgtgtgtgtgtgtgtgtgtgtgtgtgtgtgtgttgtgtgtgtgtgtgtaaatataaatataaaaatacacagattatacatacacacatacccacacatttatatatgtgcatgaatatgaatttataaacaggacaatatacatatatttagagaaacacagatacagaaatagatacaaatataaaatctGTGACACAACTTCActtccctaaaaaaacaaaatgaaatagacCAGCACCCAACAGCTGTCACGTGACATGACGTCACAAGCACATGTTCCCTGACGCTTCATTTGTTTgtcaagatttttttatttctcgttttgtTTCTTAGAGGAGAGtgcgaggaaagggaagaaggaatgagagagagagagagagagagagagagagagagagagagagagagagagagagagagagagagagagagagagagagagagagagagagagagagagagagaaggggggaaagcagGAAATGAGAGTCAGAGGAAGAGtgaataagaatgtatatatgtattaatacaatatatacatgtttgtgtttaCACGTACATATGCAATGTAATGCAATacagtgcgcacacacacgcacacacacacacattgataaatagatattgatacagatatagagagactaacagacagaaagagagagagagagaagagagagagagaaagagagagagagagagagagagagagagagagaaagagagagagagagagagagagagagagagagagagagagagagagaagagagagagagagagaagaaagatcgaAAGAAGGACAGAATGAACGATGAACAAATAGAACAAGAAGTGGGAAAAAGCGGAAAGAccaagcaaacagaaaaaaataaaataaaaaagctagATGGCAACCCAATCCaaccgaaacaaaaaaaattaacaaaataaataaacctacAAAAGAggtcaaaaggaaaagaaaaaaagaaaaaaaaaagaaaaaacgcaataACTCAGAACTCCTTCAACCCACCTCGACCTTTCAACCCACCTCGACCCTTCCTTCAACCCACCTCGACCCTTCCATCAACCCACCTCAAACTTTCAACCCACCTCGACCCTTTCATCAACCCACCTCGACCCTTTCATCAACCCACCTCGATCCTTCCATCAACCCACCTCAAACTTTTCAATCCACCCTCGACCCTTTCAACCCACCTCGACCCTTTCAACCCACCTCGAACCTTCCACCATCAACCCACCTCGACCCTTCCATCAACCCACCTCGACCCTTCCATCAACCCACCTCGACCCTTCCATCAACCCACCTCGACCCTTTCAACCCACCTCGACCCTTTCAACCCACCTCGACCCTTTCAACCCACCTCGACCCTTCCATCAACCCACCTCGACCCTTCCATCAACCCACCTCGACCCTTCCATCAACCCACCTCGACCCTTCCATCAACCCACCTCGACCCTTTCAACCCACCTCGACCCTTTCAACCCACCTCGACCCTTCCATCAACCCACCTCGACCCTTTCAACCCACCTCGACCCTTCCATCAACCCACCTCGACCCTTCCATCAACCCACCTCGACCCTTCCATCAACCCACCTCGACCCTTTCAACCCACCTCGACCCTTTCAACCCACCTCGAAGTCCTTCACGGGAACGCCTCTCCTCTTGTGGTTGGCGGCCGTGGAATTCAGCATTTCCACCAAGCAGGTCACATCGTCCAGGTTATCGACGAGGCCAGTGATTGCCAACATCAcctggaaaaaagaaggaaaacaagagtgataaaaaatcatcagagggattttttttaatggcaacatcacctgaaaaaaaaaaaaaaaaaaaaaatgaaaaaaaaaaagtgcgcgaAAAGGGGACAGAGATTTTTTTAATGTCAGCatcacttggaaaaaaaagaaaaaaaacggagatttaaaaaaaaagagagaaagagacagagagatttttttaaatgccaaCATCACCTGGtaaaaatgcgagagagagagagagagagagagagagagagagagagagagagagagagagagagagagagagagagagaatgcgcgaaaaagagagagagagaaagagaattttaaaaaatgagtggAATTGGTGTGTAATCTAATCGCGTAATTGCCAATTATGGAAAACAAAGGTAGTGATTTGTTATTCATCGAGAGATAGGAATGCCTCGACAGCCgcgtcttattttttaaaaacatatacttGATTAAACCGAGTTTGATGTTAATTTAATCCTCTACCTATGTTgcgaaaaataacaacgataacaagaaAGCAGGATACttttgaagaaaaatatatatgtgtgtcacaGTATTTCTATGAGTGTGTTACAGTATTTCTATGAGTGTGTTACAGTATGAGTGTGTTAAAGTATTTCTACCGTATATTGTATGTACAAGTatccaaaaatagtaaaatacctATAGTTTAATGGAGAGAcaaaagaaatgtaataaaacagagcatataacaatatatctgGAGTcaacgaaaggaaagaaaatcgagcgggaaatatttcatatttcatatcttatttCAAACACCGCCCTGTTTCTTGTAAGCGAAACCAGGCATCTTAAACCTACCTAGAAATACAATGATAGAATTTCCATAATCAATGTAAGAATGAGAAgctcaaagggaaaaaacaaaagagcatcagactcggaattaaaaataaatgtgtgcAGGCGATGTGTGCAGGCGATGACGCTTCCATTACATATATCGGGTTACATTTATACCATGACAATATTGcggacaaaggggggaaaaagaattttaaaaaccggGGTTCTTTGTTGTAGTAAGACAAGGAGCGAGTTTGTCAAGAGTCGAGGACTGCGCCATTCACAGGGAAAATgcgaatgtttatttttttccctttcattcttctttctttcttttgtgttggATTCATCTCCTTACCGTGGACGCGTGAGCAGCAAGGCGTTTATTCGTCTTCAGTTCCTCTTCTGTCTTGTTGGCGAAACCCTTAAACCTGGTCTGTAGTTCAGGCTCAGTGCGGAAGAGCCTGGAAAGAACGCGCGACCATTACAAATCTGAATTCGCCTTCAGTGTTTTAGCCTGTTGTTACCAGCCACTGGATTAcgtgatttgtgtgtatgtgagaaagagagagagagagagagagagagagagagagagagagagagagagagagagagagagagagagagagagagagagagagagtgtgtgcgagtgcgagtgtatgagtgtgtatgtgtgtgtgtgtgtgtgtgtgtgtgtgtgtgtgtgtgtgtgtgtgtgtgtgtgtgtgtgtgtgtgtgtgtgtccgggtgtgagtgtgtgtgtgtgttagcattaACCAACAGAATAATGAGAGAATAAAATTGATATGATCCTCCACaagcctaataataataatgatgataattataataataatgatgataataataacaataataataataataataataataagaagaagaagaagaagaagaagaagaacaacaacaacaacaacaacaacaacaacaacaacaacaacaacaataataataataagaagaagaagaacaacaacaataataacaataataaaaacagacgCACGAAACTCACTCTATGAAAAAATTGATGCCGTGCATTTTCATATCAGGTCGAACCATATCCCACGTCCGGACCATAGCAGTTCGATGGCGCAAGGTCAAGCCTGTAGTCGGGTCAGCCACATCGCTCTCAGGTCCCAGGTCACCGTCCTCTGCGTACTGGACGCTGCTCACCTGATATAAGGTCATAGGGCGTGGCATTTACTTGGGGTTTGGGAAGTTTTAAAGGATCAGTCAATATTTCAGGATGGATGGTAGATCTGTGTGAaatattagagagaaagagaggggaatctATAGAGGCtgagagacagcgacagagagagagagagagagagaaagagagggagagagagagacagagacagagagagagacagagaaagagagaggacagagagagagagagagagagcaagaaagtgagagagagcaagaaagtgagagagagagagagagagagagagagagagagaaagagaaagagacatcgaaaaaaagagacaaccaaagagaaagacagaaaaaaagaaagaaaaacagcgaaagacagagaaagacagaaaaaaaacaatgaaaacaagaaaaagagagaaagagaaaccttTTTACCTGAGTCCCGGCAGTCCACCAACCCCACAGAAGACTCCACATCGCTCCCATCGTGTCCAACCTCACACCTCACGACCTGCAATAAAAATAATCCATGTAAACTCGAACTAATGTGATTAACAACGAAATCGTGTGGAAACTctcgaaaattatataaaaaaatcaatgtaaacTCAAATCTCTGATTAGCAGCGAAATCATGTGAAAACTCCCGAAAGTGATGAAAATGTAAACGACTGACTTACAACGAAATGATGTGAAAACTctcgaaaataaggaaaatataattaatgtgaACTCAAGCATCTGATTAGCAACGAAATCATGTGAAAACTCTcgagaataatgaaaatgcaatCAATGTAAACCAAAGCAATTAACTGGCAACGGAATCCTGTGAAGACTTtcgataattatttttaaaaaatcaat is a genomic window containing:
- the LOC119576086 gene encoding globin-like, which translates into the protein MGAMWSLLWGWWTAGTQVSSVQYAEDGDLGPESDVADPTTGLTLRHRTAMVRTWDMVRPDMKMHGINFFIELFRTEPELQTRFKGFANKTEEELKTNKRLAAHASTVMLAITGLVDNLDDVTCLVEMLNSTAANHKRRGVPVKDFELLAPVLVKFLRDSLGSAWTPVAEEAWVQALKVINSVISSTYNSS